ttatttatttaaacgattacaacttaaaaatagaataattacaactaaaaactttacatattggaatgatattgcgactaaatatatgttcgtttggagcactatcatgatgcttcatgtaattatGAATAAAGATGTCGTGTTTGGTAATCAAATGTCTTCTGCtgtgttaaaaagaaaaaaaaatgatcggTGTTACATAACTTCTATTTTTCATATTTAGATAGGTTAAACAAATGTTGGTTTTGTCATTATATTTAAAGTAACTTTGACTGTATTTATTATTAAACTAGTTTAGTAGCCCGCGCTTCGCGGCGGATTTTTGAACGACCATAAAGTTAATATTTTAAGTACTCATATATTACGAATGAATTTGAAAGAACATCAAGTTAAGAGTATGTGTTGGATTAATTTACGGTAATCGTAATTGTAAATAAGATGCATAAAAGAAGATTGTGTATAAATTCATTTATAAACACTATTTTTAGTGATGCCCTATTAGTGTTATTAAGTGAAAAATTCTTAACAAAAATTAATCTAATGTTATTAAAAAAGAATAAATTTTAACTTAAAAAGTGGaaaatttatatgtttttaaatatacTTGAAATTGAAATTTGAAATAAATAATACTCAACttgattttaaataaataataaactcAACTTGTTAATCTTATACGGAGTATAAAATATCCTTATAATTTACCTACCTTTATTTTAATATTATGCAactttttactatcattattttaaataaaaaattaagaatgcttatgaaaattTGTTTGTTTGTATGGTACAAACCAACTTTGTTGCTTTACTTTCAAACTGCACATCACCATTAAAATCATTTCATTTCCTCCATGTCTTTTATTTTTCCTCAAGATAAATTTTTTCTTCAAACTAAAACACTACCCCTAAAAAAACCTCCCTACTTTTCTCCCACCTAATCTAGCTTTTGCCCCGCTACCTAACATTTCAGGCCATCGTCCTCAAAGATTTAAACCTTAGTGGAGTGGTTTGTATTTTTCCACCTTATGTTTCTTTTTTGTTTATTTTCACCTACCCATCTACTTTTTTTCATCTTTTTTCTCCATCCAATTTTTTCCTTTCCTTCTATAATCCGGTTGTCAATTCCGATCCATCCACCAGTGCTATAATGTATTTCTACTAAAATGTACGGCTCTCACACACCACTATTCCACTCTTACATCTTTTTTTTTCTCAGCCtattttacaacattttttaacaatttatatatatatatatatatatatatatatatatatatatatatataatataaattgtaaaaaatacggagtataaaaatatatactttgGGCCTTTGaattacaaaacaaaaacaaaaaatagaTTGGACCTTTTAATGAATATGTAAAACTCGTTTGATAGTAATTTTTTATAgctaaacataaaaagaaaaaaacatttTAGATGGGGCATGGGTCGGATTAAATAATTGGTATGGAAACAGATTATATTGGGTGAACTGGAGTTCACCTAATTTTTTTTATCTCATTTCACACAGACACAAACCATCATTCTCTCTCCCAAACACCCTTTCTCAACCGTCTTCCATTTCTCTCTACACCGTCATTGAAACTCGCTATCTTCGGAGCATCTCCGGCGCCGGAAATGGACCCGAAATTATGGCACAAACTATCGATCGAACTCCTCCAACGAAATCTCTCCTTTTTACCTCTCAAAATCGCTCTCTTCAACAACCACACACTTTCTTTCACCGTAAACCGCCGCTACCTTTTGTTTTTTCGATCAATCGCCGCTACCTTTTTCCCGATCAAAGTGTGGTATGTTCACATATTTTTTCCATACTCCGTATCTATTTATTTATGACTTTCATAGTCTCCtaactttaattttttttatcgTTTCGTTTTACATGTATTTTCTGCAGGTCGGTATAATCTGAGTGTAAGCTTCTAGATcagaagttttaatctttattttcagattatttttttttataaatttgatTTTTCAGATCTTGTTTTTTATGTTCATGTCTCgttcttatgttaataataagcatGTTCATTTTTTTATAAGGTTTAGTTTTTTTCAGATCTGAGTAGTTGTGGTGGTTGCCGACATATGTTGCAGGATGTTGATGGCGAAGGCGGTCTGTTGCCAGATTTTTTCATATCTGAGTGCTTATtatttgtttcatttttttttagtttatggggtgtgaaaagacaaaaatacccctgCCCGTTACTGTTACAATGTAGCTAATGTTATACTGTAGCGATGTTGATGATGTGGTGTTATATTATTGGGTACCGTTGTCCAtatctagtatatatataaataaataaattatattttaattttaagaggtgttaaaaaaaaaaaattgctacagtaGCTGCAGGATTGCTACAGTAGCTACTGTGATTTAAGGGTAGTTGGCAAGTTGTTATTGGCTACCGGTGTCCATACgtagtatatagtataatataatataatgaatgATTGAAAGTTTATAGCAAAATGAATTAAAGGGCTTCTGGCCCAGTGGTATCATCGAGTCTCGTTAATGAAGTTATAAATTCGAGTCCCATCGTGGAAAAATGGGTGTGTGCGCGCGCGTCAAAAAAATAAGAGCAAAATGAGAAGTTTAATAGTGTTGAATAGATGGACaattattttgaaacaaatataAATAGTAAAATGGACTTTAGGTGCTTGGATTGTAGCTGATTGTGTGAAGGGATGATGATAATGGTTCTTTGGAGCACACTAAAATTGATAATGCAACTGCAAAATCTGATGGTGAAAACACTGTACAAGTATATCAGCCCGGGGCGATGAATAAGAAGTCAGAACATCAATTAAAAAATATGAACTTAGTATCTATTGGGAAGCTTGTATTCGAAATTATTATCGAACTCCCGAACATGGGCTGGAAAATGGGGAAGTTGTCATTTATAAGACAAGCTAAGCCAATAAACACAAACATTTTGTAATTTCGACAATGTGTTGTTCAATTCGGAACTGAAATGACAACTTCCCGTTTCGATTGCTCTCGAATTAACATCACGACAAGACATATTATATTACAAGTTAACAGATGATCAAGATAGATGAGCAGAGTATCTGTGAAAATATAGAAATCAGAGGTATTCTATTTATAATGCGTCAAGAACTAGTATTAAAAAAATTAGGGTTTCGACAAATCGGCTTTTGGAAAGCAGATTTGCTTTTGTTTCAGAAACTTAATCAAACCAGCGTTGCTAAGACCGGTTTGATACAATGTCAGATGTACAGCTTTAACCTCAGTACACGTAGCATACATGTAAGGATAAACCGATGCTACGAACACCGGTTTGGGTTGACATGGTACAAACCGGTGTTCCCAACACCGGTTATACGTGTTTTGTAAATTAAATCAATCTTACTACTTTTACTACAAAGTTGATACAATTTAATACTTCATCGCCTCATTTCTATAATCCATTATTCATTTttgagatgtcccaaattaattggcTATTTTCATAAATGGATAAGAATAATGTGATAAAGTTTTTTTTATAACCCTACTTTATATATGTAAGACAAAAGGATAGGTAAAAAATAAAGGGTAAgactaaaaaatttttaaaaaaaattcttgAGACTATAGATTTAGAACGGAGGGAGTACCACCCAATCAAAAAATTCCTCTTTACGTTAATCGTACCTTTTCAATTTTCATTGTTCATCTTCAAAAATAAACTATGAAACGTGAATGAAATTTCATGATATTTGAGAGAGAAATATAAATTGGTGTGTTGTTGATATACTAGAGGTGTGTGTATCGGGTGGAACAAATTTGTTCCCATAGCTTGATAGCTACAATCATTAAAAATGGGTGTACAAATAATGTTAACTAGTCCGGAGcagcccgcgcgttgcggcggtggCTTTCGGCCTGCATGTTCGTATTTTACATAACGTTGTGTATGTACAGAGTGACAAACGGCCCATATGTTAAGACCCGTTTAGATGTCGTTGTGGTTAGCGTTTTCGAAAAGGTATCCGTTTCGGAtgtagttagtctcgttttgttcgtaaaattatttagtTTAATGGTAGCAGCGGTGAAAATTAATTCGTGGTGAGTAAGAAGATAGGGCTCATTGAAGTTTAAGGTGAGTTTTTATTTTTgatttaaataaaaaattaaagtTACGCTTTTAACCCCTTCGTGTTTTACGTAACGTTGTGTATGTACAGAGTGACAAACGGCCCATATGTTAAGACCCGTTTAGATGTCGTTATGGTTAGCGTTTTGAAAAGGTATCCGTTTCGgacgtagttagtctcgttttgttcgtaaaattattttaagtttaatgataGCAGCGGTGAAAATTAATTCGTGATGAGTAAGAAGATAGGGCCCACTGAAGTTTAACGTGAGTTTTTATTTTTgatttaaataaaaaattaaagtTATGCTTTTAACCCCTATAGATTTTAAGAGTTCAAGATAGTTAAGGGGTAAAGTGGAAATTCAAGTGTGAAATGCCAATTTTTTTTGCATGGAAGGACACCCAATGCCACTAGGattagtatataatataatataatataatataatataatataataatataatgtataataatataatataataatgtataatattaatataaaataatataatgtataatataatataatataatataatatactataaACAAATCATGATTATTAAGGATGGCAGGTATCGTGTTTTCAAGTAAATAGGTCATAGGTGACATTTGGACTTTAGTCTAATTTGGACTTTAGTCTAATTTGGAATCGAGCGGAACAAATCTGTTCCATAGCTGGAATCTTTAAAAATGGGTGTAACAGAAATGTTAATATGAACAAATCTTGATTAACAAGGATGGCATGGTATCGAGTTGTCAAGTAAACAGGTAACATTTGGACTTTAGTATAATTTTCATTAAAAAAACAAGCTTCAAATGGATAGTTAACCGTAGCACTTTTTTATGATTGGTACCTTTGGACTTTAGTCTAATTGTGGCTCACATTTATGAGACAATCTATTACGAGCGGCATACGTTTAACCTGGGTAGGTGCGGAAACAATTTTACTACGGAgaatatattttttattaaaatattttacgtGTTCCGTTTGTAATAGCTCGTTTTTATATATCTAACATGAGCTTATTTatatattgtatttttttttttttgaaaggcaaccaTAAGATTTTATTTATACACACAGGTAGATCTCAAATCGAGCAGCTACCCAAGTTCTCACAGTACAATACATGAGATGCCAAGGTGGCAGCAAATTTAAAACGTTACATACACATTATGAAGCTAAACTATAAGGGTTATGTAACCAACTATTCCAATCGATATCTTTTTCCTTGCATCTCCTCGCAACCCATTCAAAGCTTTTGACTTGAATTTCGCAAACCGCGACCGGCACGTTCCAACTTTTATTTTTAAACACCTTTTCATTACGATTTTTCCACATAAGATACACGCTCGACCATATTACCGCTTGCCAAATGCTTCGAGCCACCTCTGATCCAAAATGAACCGAATTCCCATCTAGGAGAGCTCTTAAATTTAGAGATGAGGGACGTGGAACATCCCACCAATCGAATATATTATCCCACACATTACGAACTTTTTCACAAAATAAGAAGGAGTGACTAATACTTTCAATATCATCATTGCAATTTGGACAACGTACCGAGTGTAGATCCACACCCCTCTTATCTAATTCAACCAAGACCGGGATCCTTCCTTTTAAAATTCTCCAAACGAATACTTCAACTTTTTTGGGAACAAGTGAATTGCGTATAGTGCCCGAAGAGGAAGAAGAACTCGCATGAAGGAGTTTAGAGTCGATTAACTCCGAAAGGACCTTGGTCTTGAAAGAACCTGTGCTACACATACTCCAACACCATGAATCTGCCTTTTTTGGATGTAGAGTGACCGAACTCAGCAGCCTATGCAGATCCTCCAACTCACCCTTTGCCCGACCCGTTGGTTCGCGTATCCAACCCCCATTAAACCGTTGCCCTGATCCATCCTGCAATACTCTTGATCCCACTGAAGCATCTAGGTTAGACTCCAAGTGAGCAAGACGTTTGAACCTGTTTTTAAGTATAACATCCCCGGCCCAAAGATCATTCCAAAAAGACGTTGAAAGTCCATCGCCAATCTTCCCGAGGAACGAGTTCCTAAAGGAGATTCCAAGATCATCGAGACACTTCCCTGCTTTTATTATGTTAGTCCACACAGAAGTATACGGGAGCTCATTAAATTCAAAAGGATTAGAAAGACCCCCCGAAGACCCATAAATACTTGAAATAACTTTGACCCACAAGgagttggtttcggttttaaacctccaccaccacttgccgatcaaAGCAAGATTTTTTCTTTTTAAAGAACCCAAGTTTAACCCTCCTTTCTCGAAAGGAAGAAGGGTTTCTTCCCATTTTACccaagagattttatggttagatCCCGACCCGCCCAAAAAAAAGTACGTCTTACGCTCTCAAGTTTTTTTACCACACATGGCGGAGCCCGGAAGAGTGAGAAATAGTACAACGGGAGGCTATTCAACATCGATTTCACAAGGGTCAAACGTCCACCAAATGACACCGAACGTGCCTTCCAATCCGAGAGTCTTTTAGTGAACTTCTCTAGCACCGGATTCCAACTTTCTAATTTATTCATTCTACCACCAACCGGGAGACCGAGGTAAGTGAAAGGGAATGAGCCGGAATTGCATCCAAACAAGGAAGCCATATTATCAATTTCGGATTTTTCAACCCCAATCCCGAATAATTTgcttttttgatagttaacttttaGTCCCGAAGTGAGTTCAAAACATTTGAGAAGTTTGAAGAGGTTCCTAATATTCACTATACTCCACTCCCCAAAGAAGattgtatcatccgcatattgtaggTGCGAGATAGGAATATTCTCGGATCCAATTTCAACACCGAGGAATCTTTTATTTAGAACCGCCCTTTTGGTTAAAACATTTAAGCCTTCTGCCGCAATTATGAAAAGGAAGGGTGACAACGGGTCACCTTGTCTAACACCTCTCTCCAATTTAAATTAGCTTGTGGGGGAACCATTAACGAGAACCGAGATCGAGGCCGACTTGAGACAAGAGGATATCCACCCTCTCCATTTTTGACCAAATCCCATTATTTCCATAACTTCCGATAGAAAATCCCAATTCAAGCTATCAAAAGCCTTCTCAAAATTGACTTTGAACATTAGGCTTTTCGACCGCTTATGTTTTAAGAAACTGAAATTTTCATTCGCAATTAAGGCCCCATCAAGAATATTCCTTACCTTTATAAACGCGCTCTGTTCAAA
The window above is part of the Rutidosis leptorrhynchoides isolate AG116_Rl617_1_P2 chromosome 1, CSIRO_AGI_Rlap_v1, whole genome shotgun sequence genome. Proteins encoded here:
- the LOC139880236 gene encoding uncharacterized protein gives rise to the protein MASLFGCNSGSFPFTYLGLPVGGRMNKLESWNPVLEKFTKRLSDWKARSVSFGGRLTLVKSMLNSLPLYYFSLFRAPPCVVKKLESVRRKCLDDLGISFRNSFLGKIGDGLSTSFWNDLWAGDVILKNRFKRLAHLESNLDASVGSRVLQDGSGQRFNGGWIREPTGRAKGELEDLHRLLSSVTLHPKKADSWCWSMCSTGSFKTKVLSELIDSKLLHASSSSSSGTIRNSLVPKKVEVFVWRILKGRIPVLVELDKRGVDLHSVRCPNCNDDIESISHSFLFCEKVRNVWDNIFDWWDVPRPSSLNLRALLDGNSVHFGSEVARSIWQAVIWSSVYLMWKNRNEKVFKNKSWNVPVAVCEIQVKSFEWVARRCKEKDIDWNSWLHNPYSLAS